In Cygnus atratus isolate AKBS03 ecotype Queensland, Australia chromosome 5, CAtr_DNAZoo_HiC_assembly, whole genome shotgun sequence, a single window of DNA contains:
- the RAB3IL1 gene encoding guanine nucleotide exchange factor for Rab-3A has protein sequence MRRGQTHLEEDSQKQPAVGYWKPLMPSKGSKEEPETGCQDAGTGDESQSAEQCNVSRLRSSSVEIREKGSEFLKEELHKAQKELKLKDKECERLSKVREQLEQELEELTASLFEEAHKMVREANTKQAASEKQLKEARGKIDMLQAEVTALKTLVITSTPSSPNWELHPQLQSPSKAVFRKGHARNKSTSSAIFTAASHNATTEPVSRECKEVDSVLFAEFQSWKESPTLDKSCSFLDRIYREDVEPCLDFSKQELSELVRAAVEQNTLTIEPVASQALSVVKGSAEDCGGPKKCALSGLPRTCKHRIMLGDSGNYYYISPSCRARITAACNFFMYIRYIQQGLVRQDVELMFWEVMRLRREMSLAKLGFYPNEI, from the exons ATGAGGCGGGG CCAGACCCATTTGGAGGAAGACAGCCAGAAGCAACCAGCTGTGGGGTACTGGAAGCCACTAATGCCATCCAAAGGCAGCAAGGAGGAGCCAGAGACTGGGTGCCAGGATGCTGGAACTGGGGATGAGAGCCAGTCCGCTGAGCAGTGCAACGTCTCACGTCTCCGCAGCTCCTCGGTGGAGATCCGTGAAAAGGGATCTGAGTTCCTGAAGGAGGAGCTGCACAAAGCACAAAAG GAGCTGAAGCTGAAGGACAAAGAATGTGAGAGACTGTCAAAAGTCAGGGAACAACTGGAGCAGGAACTAGAAGAGTTAACAGCAAGCCTGTTTGAG GAAGCACACAAAATGGTGAGAGAAGCGAACACGAAACAGGCGGCGTCAGAGAAACAGCTGAAGGAGGCACGGGGAAAG ATTGACAtgctgcaggcagaggtgaCAGCTCTGAAGACGCTTGTGATCACATCCACACCTTCATCTCCAAACTGGGAGCTACACCCTCAGCTCCAGAGCCCTTCTAAAGCTGTCTTCAGGAAAGGCCACGCGCGAAACAAGAGCACCAGCAGTGCAATCTTCACAGCTGCCAGCCACAACGCGACTACAGAGCCAGTCAGTCGTGAGTGCAAAGAG GTTGACTCCGTTTTATTTGCTGAGTTCCAGTCCTGGAAGGAATCTCCAACTTTGGATAAATCCTGCTCCTTCCTGGACAGAATTTACCGCGAAGATGTGGAACCTTGTCTGGACTTCAGTAAGCAGGAG CTGTCCGAGCTGGTACGAGCGGCCGTGGAGCAGAATACACTCACCATTGAGCCGGTTGCTTCCCAGGCGCTGTCTGTGGTGAAAGGGTCAGCAGAAGACTGTGGTGGGCCAAA GAAGTGTGCTCTAAGCGGCCTCCCCAGGACCTGCAAGCACCGCATCATGCTGGGGGATTCTGGAAATTACTACTACATTTCACCATCCTGCAGGGCCAGG aTCACAGCAGCGTGCAACTTTTTCATGTACATTCGCTATATCCAGCAGGGCTTGGTGAGGCAGGACG TGGAGCTGATGTTCTGGGAGGTTATGCGACTCCGGAGAGAGATGTCTCTGGCCAAACTTGGGTTTTATCCCAATGAGATATAA